The Toxorhynchites rutilus septentrionalis strain SRP chromosome 3, ASM2978413v1, whole genome shotgun sequence genome includes a region encoding these proteins:
- the LOC129777296 gene encoding O-glucosyltransferase rumi homolog produces the protein MQRLSPFFILLSIFANNCQSDDGMCMAKETCTDAPEPATNVYKAADNIYIRQINEALDTYIPCQSTNCSCHIDVLISDLRPFKAGINEQMIERARRYGTKYQIVNHRLYRQKDCMFPVRCSGVEHFIKPNLATLSDIEMIINCRDWPQINRHWGQQEKLPVLSFSKTDEYFDIMYPTWGFWEGGPAISLYPTGLGRWDQHRVSIKEAAQSWPWEKKKNQAFFRGSRTSDERDPLVLLSRSKPDLVDAQYTKNQAWKSPQDTLNAEPAKEVRLEDHCQYKFLFNFRGVAASFRFKHLFLCKSLIFHVGDEWLEFFYPSLKPWVHYVPVKVGTSQGELEELLRFFMEHENVAREIAERGYDHIWNHLRMEDVQCYWRRLLRRYGKLINYKVNRDTSLIEIY, from the exons ATGCAGCGTCTCAGCCCATTTTTCATACTCTTATCAATATTTGCAAACAATTGCCAAAGTGATGATGGAATGTGTATGGCCAAAGAAACATGCACCGATGCACCCGAACCGGCAACTAACGTTTATAAAGCTG CCGATAATATATACATAAGGCAAATAAACGAAGCCCTCGACACTTACATTCCGTGCCAGTCGACCAACTGTTCCTGCCACATAGACGTTCTTATATCTGATCTCCGCCCGTTCAAAGCCGGCATCAACGAGCAGATGATTGAACGGGCTCGAAGGTATGGTACAAAGTATCAGATTGTTAACCATCGATTGTACCGCCAGAAAGATTGTATGTTCCCAGTGCGCTGTTCCGGAGTGGAACACTTCATCAAACCAAATCTAGCGACACTGTCCGACATTGAGATGATAATTAACTGCCGTGATTGGCCTCAGATAAATCGCCACTGGGGACAGCAGGAAAAGCTACCCGTATTGTCATTTAGCAAAACTGACGAGTATTTTGACATAATGTATCCGACGTGGGGATTTTGGGAGGGTGGACCAGCGATTTCTCTCTACCCGACGGGACTCGGTCGATGGGATCAACATCGTGTGTCAATTAAGGAGGCAGCTCAGTCGTGGCCGTGggagaaaaagaaaaatcaaGCGTTTTTCAGGGGCTCAAGAACATCTGACGAAAGAGATCCGTTGGTGTTGCTATCTCGGAGTAAACCAGATCTTGTAGATGCGCAATATACGAAAAATCAGGCATGGAAATCACCACAGGATACTTTGAATGCTGAACCGGCCAAGGAGGTGCGACTTGAAGATCATTGCCAgtacaagtttctgttcaactttAGAGGAGTGGCGGCTAGTTTTCGCTTCAAACATTTGTTCCTCTGCAAGTCGCTGATTTTCCATGTCGGTGATGAGTGGCTAGAGTTTTTCTATCCATCACTGAAACCATGGGTTCATTACGTCCCTGTGAAAGTTGGTACCAGCCAAGGGGAACTGGAAGAGCTGCTACGGTTTTTCATGGAGCACGAAAACGTTGCGCGGGAAATCGCAGAACGAGGATACGACCACATTTGGAATCATTTGAGGATGGAGGACGTGCAGTGCTATTGGAGGAGATTGCTAAGGCGGTACGGAAAGTTGATAAATTATAAAGTTAATCGAGATACAAGTCTGATTGAGATATACTGA